DNA from Phycisphaerae bacterium:
GAGATGCTCACGTTGATGGCGACCGCGACCGTGCCGTGCGAGTTGCAGGCCGCGGCGAACGCCAGGTCGGCCAGCGTGAAGATCGCTCCGCCCTGAATGGTGCCCACCGCGTTGAGGTGATTCTCGCCGACCGTCATCCGCGCCGTCGCCTTGCCCGGCGAGACCTCGACCAGTTCCATGCCATTGCTCGCCGCGAAATGGTCCTTCTTGAAGTACTCCTTGACCTTCTCCATGTCCATGCGGTTCCTCCTGGTTCGATGACGCATCAGCCGGGCACGATCTTGCCCAGCACCGTCGAATGCCTGGCGCCGGTGGCCGACGGCACGTTGTTGGGCCGGCTGCGGATTGCCTCGCGGGCGAGGATCGCGAACGAGACCGCCTCCTTCGCGTCGATGTCGATGCCAAAATCGCCGGTGGTCACCACCCGCGCCGGCGCCAGTTCGTCGCCCACCATGCCGACCAGCGTCCCGTTGCGGGCGCCGCCGCCGCAGAGGATCACCTGGTCGGGCTGACGCGGCAGGAACCGCCGGTAGGCCTCGGCAATGCTGCGGGCGGTCAGGGCGGTGACCGTCGCCAGCAGATCGTGCCGGTCCAAGCCCGAGTGCCGCCGCCAAAGCTCATCAGCAAACTGGACGCCGAAGGCCTCGCGCCCGGTGGTCTTGGGCGGGCGGCGGCGAAAGTACGGATGGCCCATCAGCTCCGCCAACAGCGTCCGATCGACCCGCCCGCGGGCGGCGAGGCGTCCGCCCGCGTCGAAGCGGGTCCGGCCGTCGGTCAACAGATGAACAATTCGGTCGATAATCATGTTGCCCGGCCCGGTGTCGAAGGCGATCACGTCTTCCGGGGAACCACCAGCCGGCAGAAACGTCAGGTTGGCGATTCCGCCGATGTTCTGCACGCAGCGGGTGATCTTGCGGTCGGCGAACAGCGCGTAGTCGGCGTACGGCACCAGCGGCGCGCCCTGCCCGCCGGCCGCGATGTCGCGCGGACGGAAATCGGCGACT
Protein-coding regions in this window:
- a CDS encoding hotdog fold thioesterase; this encodes MEKVKEYFKKDHFAASNGMELVEVSPGKATARMTVGENHLNAVGTIQGGAIFTLADLAFAAACNSHGTVAVAINVSISFVKAVNAGVLTAEARELSCNPRLGTYTAEVRDEKGDLVAVFQGLAYRKKDSLALP
- a CDS encoding anhydro-N-acetylmuramic acid kinase — translated: MPSIVQLNRKSRLRVAGLMSGTSVDGVDAAVVDIDAKGVTVLAFDTFAYPKAVRAEIFRLFDPETSRVDAICRLNFVIGEIFAEALVKLCRKCDVSIESIDLVGSHGQTIYHDPAGQPFRGRRVRSTLQIGEPSVIAERTGTTVVADFRPRDIAAGGQGAPLVPYADYALFADRKITRCVQNIGGIANLTFLPAGGSPEDVIAFDTGPGNMIIDRIVHLLTDGRTRFDAGGRLAARGRVDRTLLAELMGHPYFRRRPPKTTGREAFGVQFADELWRRHSGLDRHDLLATVTALTARSIAEAYRRFLPRQPDQVILCGGGARNGTLVGMVGDELAPARVVTTGDFGIDIDAKEAVSFAILAREAIRSRPNNVPSATGARHSTVLGKIVPG